The nucleotide window AGATTTTATATGGATTAACGGGTATTTAAGATTATTTCTTAACAATTATCTGGAAAAATGATAATTCAAGGCACAATTTGGACAATCTAAAACAAGTAGAAGAACGAAAAGGATAAAAAAGACCCAATTCGAAATTGAAGGAATTTGGGCAATCATATATTGAAAGTCCAATAAATTGTTTAAAGGATGAAACCTGTCGTGGCGATAAAAAAGAAATTAACCAAACTAGAAGCGGTAATGTGGAGCATCGCACTGCCTGGATTTGCCCAATTGCTGACGGGCAATCTTGTGAAGGGCATATTATTTGTCTTACTAGAGTTCCTTGTTAACGTGCAAAGTAATTTTAACAAAGGAATAATGTACAGCTTTCTTGGTGAAACGGGAATGGCCATGCAGGTTATGGATTATCAGTGGCTGATGTTTTACCCCTGTCTATATATGTTCGCCATGTGGGATGCATACAGGAGCGTGATGCCGGAAGATGAAAAAATCACGTTTTTGCCTTTCGTTTTTTCGGCCTACTTTGTGACTGTTGGTTTGATGATCTCACCCAAGATCAACATTCTTGGTATCTTTCCCGGTCCTGTGTTTTTGCCGATGATGTTCGTCATTCCTGGTGTACTGGTCGGTTTAATGATCAGGAAACTGATTTTAAGGTTCTATAGCGAATAAACCATCTACATACTAATCCTGCCCGGTTTTTAAAAAATCAATGATAAAACAATGAAGGGATAATTCCGGTCGATTACAGGCTGGAATTTTTTATTTTTTTTATAAAACCCCCATAACCCCCCAAGTGCAAACGTAACCATTTAGTGATTAAAGCGGCCGCTCTTAAAAACACATGAGGTGAACAGAGAATGAAAAAACTATCTAACCAAGAGATGAAGAAAATCGCAAAGAGTACTCTAGCTTTAGTGCTTGCTGGAACGTTCACTTTTTCTCCAATTGCAATGGCAGAAGAAAACCATTCTGAGCTTGAGCCAGTAGAACTGCAAAATATCAGCCCGGAAGAAATTGAAGATGCAAAATCTCAGGTAGAAGAATTAGAAGAAATCAATCCAACGTTGATTCCTGGGGACTTCTTCTACTTTACCAAAATAGTCTTGGAGAAAATCAGGCTTGCTTTTACATTTGATCAGGCTGAAGAAGCAGAATTGCTCGCTACATATGCATCTGAACGCCTAGCTGAGGCTAGTGCATTGTTCGCAGAAGGAAAAGAAGAAGAAGCGCTTAAAGTGATTGAAGCGGCAGTTCAATATATGGAAACCTCTCAGGACATCGTTGACGAGGAAACCTCAACAGAAGAAGAAATAGCTGCTGAAGACGGCAAAGTTTCTGAAGAAGATGGTGAAGGTACAGAAGCTGAGTCTGCTGAAGAAGGGGAACCAGCTGACGATTCGGATGCTGTTGAGCAAACTGAAGAAGAGACAGACGAAGCCACTGAAGAAGAAGCGGTTGAAAATGAAGGCGAAGAAGCTGTAAGTGTAGATCCTTTTGAGGAAATCGAAGGAATGCTAAGGCAGAATATCATTGCATTAAAAGCGGCTATGGAACATGTCGGCAATGAAAATGCAAAAGCACAGCTTCAAAAGAATATTGATAAGACATACGCCAAGATGGCAAAGAAATTGGCTAAAATAGAAGAAAAGTATGGTGAGAAACCAGCAGAGGAAGAAGAAACTGCTGAACCTGTTGAATTAGAACCAGTGGTTGAGCCAGACCTCCTGCCTGCAGATGAAACACCTGAGATTGAAGATGAAGCGGCAAATTCTGAAGAGACAATGCCTGTGGATGATGATTCAGTAGTCGCTGCTCCTGTAAAGGCGGAAAAAGAAAAAGCCAAGCAAGAGCGTAAAGCTGAAAAGGCTGCTGTGAAACAAGAGCGTAAAGAAGCGAAGCAGCAGGTGAAAGAAGAAAAGCGTCAGGCAAAGCAAGTTAAGAAAGAAGAAAAGCACCAGGCTAAACAAGGGAAGAAAGAAGAAAAGAAACCACAAAACAAAGCACAACACGGCAATGGCCACGGAAAAGGGAACGACAAAAATTAATATCGTTTTGAACAATAGACTCGAAAAGATAGCCAGTAACGGCTATCTTTTCCCTGCCTAACCACAATAGAGAAATTGACAGATATGATATAATGTGTGGAGGAAAAGAGGTGAGGCTATTGCTAAGTTTATTGTTCATGGCAAAGAAAAAGCGCAGGCCGCTGGAAGAAACCGTTGAGAAAATCCACCAGGGGGATGCTGCACTTAGAGAAGAATTAATTGATTCTTACAAACCTTTTATTGCCAAGACTGTTTCGTCTGTCTGCAAGAGGTACATACATGAGTCTGACGATGAATTTAGCATTGGCCTCATCGCCTTTAATGAGGCAATCCAGAAATATTCATCCGAAAAAGGGAATTCCTTGTTAAGTTTTGCAGAAGTAATGATCAAGCGTAGGGTAATTGATTATATCCGCCAGCAGAGCAGGAATCAAAACCTGAGCTTTAATATCGCTAATGACCCAAATGAGGAAGAGCAGCATCGGTCAACACTTGAAGATGAACTTTCACTTGATGAGTTCCGTAAAAAGACAGAACAGGAACTGAGAAGAGAAGAAATCATCCAATTCCAAACGATATTATCTGAATTTGATTTGTCATTCCAGGACTTACTGGTGCAATCACCAAAGCATGCTGATGCCCGGAAAAATGCCATGCTCGTCGCGAAGGCGATGGTAGAAAATGAAGAATTGAAGGGCTTGCTGCTTGAGAAAAAACGATTGCCAATCAAGCAACTGGAAGAAATGGTCAAAGTCAGCAGAAAAACTATAGAGAGAAACAGAAAATATATTATTGCAATTGCACTTATTTTAATTGGGGATTATGTGTTTTTAAAGGATTATATTAAAGGGGTGTTGGAGACATGAGAAAAGGAGTAATCCTTGAAATCAATGAGCTATACCTAACATTGTTGACCCCCGAAGGCGAGTTTTTGCGCGCCCGAAAGCTTCAGCAAGACTATCAGGTTGGAGAAGAAATTCACTTTTTTCCAGAATCGGAAACAGTAAAGAGAAAAAAGTTCGACGTTTCAGTTTTAACTAGTCTTAAGGCAAGGTCAATTATGCTGGCTGCAGCGCTTATGCTCGTTATGGCCGCGATCCTGCCGGTATACCAGGACGGACAGGTATACGCATATATGTCCATAGATGTGAACCCGAGCATTGAATTGGCGGTCAATGATGATTTGAAGGTTCTTCAAATGAAAGGGTACAATCCTGAGGGGAAAGAAATTATCACAGAAATTGAGGGCTGGAAGAAGAAAGATGCCGCCCTTGTTGCAGAGATGATCCTTGATAAAATCGAAGCCCAGGGATATTTCAACAATAAGAATGAAGTCGTCATTGCTACTGTCCATAATACAAAGGCAAGAAAATCAGTGGACCAGAAATTGGAACAAAAAATTGCTGAAATTAAGAAGACAACAACTGATGAAGACCTGAACCTTAAGTTAATGGAAGCAACAAATGAAGACAGGGAGAAGGCTGTTAAGCAGGGTGTTACAACTGGTGTGTATAAAGAGAAGCAAAAATCTGCTGCACCGAATCCTGCTGCAAAGCCGGTTGAAAAAGAAAAGAAAGCCGAGCCGAAGAAAGAGAAGAAGGAGCCAGTCCAACAGCCTGTAAGGCAGGAACCGGAGCCGGAGCAAAAAAAGAAGGAAGCACCCGGCCAGGTAAAGAAAGAAAAGCCGGAGCCTCCAAAAGGCAATTCAAATTCAGAACCGCGAAGGAATCCAGCTCCTGATATAAAGAATGAGAAAAATAATGCCGTATTGAACAGCAATAGCCACTCAAATAACAATCATGCTAATAATGGGAGAACTAAGCCTGATCAAAGCGGACAAACTTACAAACAAGAAAAAAAAACGAACAAGAATCAAAACCACAATAATGGCCGAAGAGGAAACGCAGGGAACACCACAAAAGACAACTCAGGCAAAAAATAGAGAATTTTAAAAGTCCGGAACATGATTCCGGACTTTTTCCATGTCAATATTCAGTTTTAGCCAAGATGATATTGCTGAGGAATTGATTGATTTATTCTTGTCTTTGTCCAGAAAGCTGGGCCTGAGCCTGCTGAACTAAACGCTTGGTGATTTCTCCTCCAACTGAACCATTCGCTCTTGAAACAGTATCAGAACCGAGGCTTACACCGAATTCCTGTGCAATCTCATATTTAACCTGGTCCATAAATTGTTCCACACCAGGCACAAGCAATTTATTTGAATTTCGAGCCATGCCGTCATCTCCTTTGAGTCGATTACAGAGATCATTTCTCTGTAACGATAGTTTTGTCAATCCTGGTGAGAACATGAATGGTAACTTTTAATATTTTGGATAAAGTTTTCCGGAAATGTACAATATCAAGGTAACTGCAGAAAACACTTTATTAATCAATTGGTTTTCTTTATCATAGATAATAATGAATTAGGCCAGAAAGGATTCAATCATGTGGACTAATATTAGAAGAAGATTAGACAAATTAGCTCCGGCACAAATCATTGTGGCGTATTATTTAATTGCGGTAATTGTCTCAATGATTCTATTGAGCTTGCCAGTTGCCATACAGCCCGGTGCAAAATGGACTTTTATGGACGCTTTGTTCACTGCAGCAAGTGCTGTCAGTGTCACAGGGCTTTCGGTTGTCATACTTCACGACACCTTCACTGTTACAGGAATCTTTATCCTTATGTTTGTGCTACAGTTTGGCGGTATAGGCGTCATGGCGCTTGGCACCTTTTTCTGGCTGATCATCAGGAAGAAAATTGGCTTGAAAGAACGCAGGCTGATTATGATGGATCAGAACCAGACCAGTATGTCCGGACTAGTAAAAATGCTGAAGGATATTCTGGTCATTATTGTCATTATCGAGTTAGTCGGTGCATTATTGTTAGGGTTGTATTTTCTTCAATACTTCCCAACATGGCAGGAAGCTTTTCTCCACGGTTTGTTTGCATCCGTAAGTGCTACAACCAATGCAGGTTTCGATATTACAGGAGCCTCTTTGATTCCGTACGCCCAGGATTATTTTGTGGTGATAATCAATATTCTCTTGATTACACTAGGGGCAATTGGTTTCCCTGTGCTGATAGAATTGAAAAGTTTTCTTTTCAGGAGAAAAAAGAGTACACCATTTCATTTTTCACTTTTCCTGAAGATCACTACACTGACGTTTCTCATTCTCTTGATTTTCGGAACAATCGCTATTTGGGGTCTGGAATTCAACCATTTCTTCTCAGATAAGTCTTGGCTTGATTCGTTCTTTTATGCATTTTTTCAATCGGCGACAACAAGAAGTGGCGGTATGGCGACTATGGATGTCAATGATTTTACAGACCCGACACTATTCCTGATGGCAGCCCTGATGTTTATAGGTGCTTCACCAAGCTCTGTTGGCGGTGGAATCCGTACGACTACTTTTGCACTGAACCTCTTGTTCCTTTATCATTTTGCCCGAGGAAGAAGAGCAATCAAGATCTTCAACAGGGAACTGCACCAGGATGATATTATCAAATCCCTGGTTGTTTCAATTATGGCAGTCATGATTTGTTTTCTTGCTGTCATTATCATGATGGTGACAGAGGACCATGAATTGCTGGCGATTATCTTTGAAGTAGCATCAGCATTTGGGACCACAGGATTATCGATGGGAATCACACCTGATCTCTCAAATATCGGCAAATTGATTCTGATCATCCTGATGTTCATCGGAAGAGTAGGAGTCATTTCCTTCCTGCTGATTATCGGCGGCAAAACGACCAAGGAAAGCATCGGTTATCCTAAGGAACGTGTGATTATTGGATAAATGTAAAAATCCGGGAGAATTCCCGGATTTTTTTAATCTTGTCCCTTGCTAACATCTTTTGTTGGATGCATGAATGGATAGCCCTGTGGTTTTCTCTTTTCCTCGAGAAGCTCCCTGTTTTCTGCTGTGTTCCAGCCAATGTCATTGGTAGGATGGACCCATTCGTCGCCAGCCATGACGGCCGGATCCGTCTCATCCGACCAATTTTCCAGCGGTGAATCCTCAGAAGCGTAAAGACTGTCTCCGATAATGACACCGTGCTCATTCTTAAATGGTGCTTTCATTTCTATCCCGGTATCCTTGAAGCTTGGAGCGTTGATTTGATGGGGCAATGTTTCCTCAATATCCATTGGTTTCAGCTCAGGATCTTTTTTCGCCATTTCTGCTCCTCCTTTTTGAGTTTATCTTTTGTTGTATGCCGCTTTTTATAAGACAGTTCCGTTTGTAAAATAAGGTAATCAAAACTGTACATAGCAAATCACCGATTGAAAAAAATAAAGGATGGAGGTGTTCAGAATGGCTAAACGGAAGGCAGAAAGAAATGCAGTGGCTAAATATACAAACACGCCTAAGAAAAATCTTCAGGAAAGTGAATTTTCTGCTGAATTTGCTCATGGTGAAGATCCGGGGAAATTTGCGAACAGGAATTCAAAGCAGGGCAGGAAAGGAAGAGCATGATGAAAAAGCATGAGGCGCGTCACCAGAAGCCTTTGAACGTTGAGTTCGGCATGGAATTTGGCGATATTAATGCGGGAAAGTTTTATGAACAGCCGTTTGCTGGTAAAAAGGCGAAACATAAAGCTGAAAAGGACTGCAAATAAAGAAAGCCGGCTGAATCAAGCCGGCTTAAGATCTTCCTTTTTAATGGAAAAAAATTGAGGTTTTTCTGACTTGGAATCAAAATAGACAAGGATATGTGACGGTGAATCCTCTATTGTTCCATCTTTGATCAGTAAATCCAGATTGATTGTGATATCTTCTAGCAGGGTATGTTTGTACAGATCCTTTTCATTAAGCTTCAAATTCATGAACTCCTGGCCAAGGGCCCCAGGATTCTTAATGATTTCTCTATATAAATCAGATCGCTGCTTCTTATCAGATGACAGCTCCCACCATGGCTTTCGGGGCTTGTATTTCATGCTGGCGAGATAGTCGTATTTCATCAAACTGACAATTTGCTCAAGGTGCTCCACACCTTTTTCCTGCAGGAACTGGTAAAGTCTTTTAAATAAGTCCTCAAGCTGGTGGCCAATCCTCGACCATCCTTTTGTTTCCCAGTATGAGCCGAATTCCTGGAAGAAATCGAATGGGGATGGAAAAACCTTTGTAACCAGGAATTCGACTGTATTATCCATCCTGTGGTCATTCCAATACTTCTCAAGCACATCCTCAACCTGTTTGATCTTAATGATGTCATTAAAATCAAGTACATTATTCCCGAGGATTTCATATGGCGAATGGTCCATATAGACATAATCATGGTCTGCGGCTCTCAGCCTTAATCCAGTCCCTCTGAGCATCTTCAGGAATCCAAGCTGCAATTCTTCCGGTCTCATCGCAAATACATCATTGAAGGTTTTTTTGAAGGAATGATAATCCTCTTCAGGTAAACCTGCAATCAAATCAAGGTGCTGGTCGATCTTGCCGCCTTCCTTGACCATGGTGACAGTCCGTTTCAGTTTATCGAAATTTTGTTTTCTCATGACCAGTTCATTTGTATAATCATTCGTTGACTGTACCCCAATCTCAAAGCGGAACAAGCCGGCAGGTGCCTCCTCGTTCAGGAAAGCGATCACCTCGGGCCGCATGATGTCGGCAGTGATTTCGAATTGGAACACCGTACCAGGGAGATGCTCGTCAATGAGGAAACGGAACATTTCCATTGCGTAACTCCGGCTAATATTGAAAGTCCTGTCCACGAACTTAATGGTCTTCGCACCATTTGCCATTAAATAGCGGATATCATCCTTAATCTTCTCCCTATCAAAGTAACGGACACCGACTTCAATGGATGAGAGGCAAAATTGGCAGCTGAATGGACAGCCGCGGCTTGTTTCAACATAAGTTACCCTTTTTGAAAGATGGTCAGCATCCTCTTCGAAGCGATAGGGAGAGGGGAGGTCTTTTAAGTCAAGCTTATTGCGCTGAGGGTTCAGCTGGATGCCTCCTTCATTCCGGTAGGCGATGCCATGTACTTCTGAAAAGTCACGTCCGTTTGAAAAACCTGCCAGAAGCTGCTTTAATGTCTGTTCACCCTCACCTATGACAATCACGTCAAAATCAGGCACTTTTTCCATCCATTCCAGGACATCATAGGTAACCTCCGGGCCTCCCACGACAATTAGGATGTCCGGATTGATTTTCTTGATCATTTTAATGACTTTAATGGTTTCTTCGATGTTCCAAATATAGCAGCTGAAACCAATTACATCAGGTTTCTTTTGGATCAGATCTGACACTATATTGATTACGGGATCCTTTATTGTATATTCAGCAATGGTCGCATCATATTCCGGCTGAGCATATGCTTTAAGATATCTGATGGCAAGGTTCGTGTGTATATACTTCGCGTTTAGCGTTGTTAAGACGATATTCATTTTAAAATCTCCTTTATAAAAATCCACAACAAGTCAACTTCCAATTATAGCTCAGTTTAGACAAAAAAGACAGGCTGAATCCTGTTGAAGAAAAGGAAAGAGCCATTCTCGATGAATGGCTCTTTTTCTAGTCATATCTACTGGCTCAACATTTTTCTGCGATAAAAGCGGACGATGGCTCCAATCCTGGTTTTAAGGCGGTTGATTCTTGATGTCTTGAACTCGATTAGCGGCTGGGCGAATGCGGCCGCATATTTGCTTGACAGCAAGAGAGTCAGCACCAGGGCGATGAATGCGAGCAGGATAAAACGTTCGGGACTGTGGAAAAAGTCCTGGACCTCACTTTCGCGGAAAACTCGGACAAAAAAACCATGCAGTAAATACACATAAAGTGTATTTTTCCCAAGATCAGTAAAGAAATATTGCTTTTTAGGCACGATTGTCAAGAAGCTAAATACCATCAGCAGACTTAACAGGTAAAAGCTTAAGCGAGTAAACATGCTTGAAATCGATGCAGCTTCCATCATAGAATAGGGCTTTGATCCAAGAAGCCATTTATAGTCAATATCCGGATTGAAGTAGAATCCTAAAAAAACGACTGTGAATGAAATGAGCGCGCCAATTTTAAACGAAGGCCTTGTCAATGTTTTAATATGGTCCTTCGTTAAATGGTATCCCAGCAGGAACAATGGAAAGTATACGAATGTCCTGGATAGACTCAAATAATTGGATATCCAGTCAACATAGCCTACACCGAGCCCCAAGCCAAAAGCAATCAAAAGACCTGTAGGTGCGCTAAGCTTTGCAAAACCAATCAACATAAGGTTCCAGCAGAACAGGCTGATCAAGAACCATAATGACCAGTGCGGATTCAGCGGATCGATCGTAAAGGTCGATTTGCTGTATAGAAAATAGAAAAAAATTGAATAGATGAGCTGGAAAATGAAATATGGCAGAATCAATTTCTTGGCTATTTTCATTACATAACCCTTTTTGTTGAAGCCT belongs to Mesobacillus sp. AQ2 and includes:
- a CDS encoding DUF5667 domain-containing protein; translated protein: MKKLSNQEMKKIAKSTLALVLAGTFTFSPIAMAEENHSELEPVELQNISPEEIEDAKSQVEELEEINPTLIPGDFFYFTKIVLEKIRLAFTFDQAEEAELLATYASERLAEASALFAEGKEEEALKVIEAAVQYMETSQDIVDEETSTEEEIAAEDGKVSEEDGEGTEAESAEEGEPADDSDAVEQTEEETDEATEEEAVENEGEEAVSVDPFEEIEGMLRQNIIALKAAMEHVGNENAKAQLQKNIDKTYAKMAKKLAKIEEKYGEKPAEEEETAEPVELEPVVEPDLLPADETPEIEDEAANSEETMPVDDDSVVAAPVKAEKEKAKQERKAEKAAVKQERKEAKQQVKEEKRQAKQVKKEEKHQAKQGKKEEKKPQNKAQHGNGHGKGNDKN
- the sigI gene encoding RNA polymerase sigma factor SigI; translated protein: MLSLLFMAKKKRRPLEETVEKIHQGDAALREELIDSYKPFIAKTVSSVCKRYIHESDDEFSIGLIAFNEAIQKYSSEKGNSLLSFAEVMIKRRVIDYIRQQSRNQNLSFNIANDPNEEEQHRSTLEDELSLDEFRKKTEQELRREEIIQFQTILSEFDLSFQDLLVQSPKHADARKNAMLVAKAMVENEELKGLLLEKKRLPIKQLEEMVKVSRKTIERNRKYIIAIALILIGDYVFLKDYIKGVLET
- a CDS encoding anti-sigma factor domain-containing protein, whose product is MRKGVILEINELYLTLLTPEGEFLRARKLQQDYQVGEEIHFFPESETVKRKKFDVSVLTSLKARSIMLAAALMLVMAAILPVYQDGQVYAYMSIDVNPSIELAVNDDLKVLQMKGYNPEGKEIITEIEGWKKKDAALVAEMILDKIEAQGYFNNKNEVVIATVHNTKARKSVDQKLEQKIAEIKKTTTDEDLNLKLMEATNEDREKAVKQGVTTGVYKEKQKSAAPNPAAKPVEKEKKAEPKKEKKEPVQQPVRQEPEPEQKKKEAPGQVKKEKPEPPKGNSNSEPRRNPAPDIKNEKNNAVLNSNSHSNNNHANNGRTKPDQSGQTYKQEKKTNKNQNHNNGRRGNAGNTTKDNSGKK
- a CDS encoding alpha/beta-type small acid-soluble spore protein — its product is MARNSNKLLVPGVEQFMDQVKYEIAQEFGVSLGSDTVSRANGSVGGEITKRLVQQAQAQLSGQRQE
- a CDS encoding TrkH family potassium uptake protein, whose protein sequence is MWTNIRRRLDKLAPAQIIVAYYLIAVIVSMILLSLPVAIQPGAKWTFMDALFTAASAVSVTGLSVVILHDTFTVTGIFILMFVLQFGGIGVMALGTFFWLIIRKKIGLKERRLIMMDQNQTSMSGLVKMLKDILVIIVIIELVGALLLGLYFLQYFPTWQEAFLHGLFASVSATTNAGFDITGASLIPYAQDYFVVIINILLITLGAIGFPVLIELKSFLFRRKKSTPFHFSLFLKITTLTFLILLIFGTIAIWGLEFNHFFSDKSWLDSFFYAFFQSATTRSGGMATMDVNDFTDPTLFLMAALMFIGASPSSVGGGIRTTTFALNLLFLYHFARGRRAIKIFNRELHQDDIIKSLVVSIMAVMICFLAVIIMMVTEDHELLAIIFEVASAFGTTGLSMGITPDLSNIGKLILIILMFIGRVGVISFLLIIGGKTTKESIGYPKERVIIG
- a CDS encoding DUF3905 domain-containing protein, with protein sequence MAKKDPELKPMDIEETLPHQINAPSFKDTGIEMKAPFKNEHGVIIGDSLYASEDSPLENWSDETDPAVMAGDEWVHPTNDIGWNTAENRELLEEKRKPQGYPFMHPTKDVSKGQD
- a CDS encoding B12-binding domain-containing radical SAM protein — encoded protein: MNIVLTTLNAKYIHTNLAIRYLKAYAQPEYDATIAEYTIKDPVINIVSDLIQKKPDVIGFSCYIWNIEETIKVIKMIKKINPDILIVVGGPEVTYDVLEWMEKVPDFDVIVIGEGEQTLKQLLAGFSNGRDFSEVHGIAYRNEGGIQLNPQRNKLDLKDLPSPYRFEEDADHLSKRVTYVETSRGCPFSCQFCLSSIEVGVRYFDREKIKDDIRYLMANGAKTIKFVDRTFNISRSYAMEMFRFLIDEHLPGTVFQFEITADIMRPEVIAFLNEEAPAGLFRFEIGVQSTNDYTNELVMRKQNFDKLKRTVTMVKEGGKIDQHLDLIAGLPEEDYHSFKKTFNDVFAMRPEELQLGFLKMLRGTGLRLRAADHDYVYMDHSPYEILGNNVLDFNDIIKIKQVEDVLEKYWNDHRMDNTVEFLVTKVFPSPFDFFQEFGSYWETKGWSRIGHQLEDLFKRLYQFLQEKGVEHLEQIVSLMKYDYLASMKYKPRKPWWELSSDKKQRSDLYREIIKNPGALGQEFMNLKLNEKDLYKHTLLEDITINLDLLIKDGTIEDSPSHILVYFDSKSEKPQFFSIKKEDLKPA
- a CDS encoding acyltransferase family protein, translating into MKKRDYYFDNAKFILIFFVVFGHLLRSFIEDNEMIYNIYKVIYTFHMPAFILVSGFFARGFNKKGYVMKIAKKLILPYFIFQLIYSIFFYFLYSKSTFTIDPLNPHWSLWFLISLFCWNLMLIGFAKLSAPTGLLIAFGLGLGVGYVDWISNYLSLSRTFVYFPLFLLGYHLTKDHIKTLTRPSFKIGALISFTVVFLGFYFNPDIDYKWLLGSKPYSMMEAASISSMFTRLSFYLLSLLMVFSFLTIVPKKQYFFTDLGKNTLYVYLLHGFFVRVFRESEVQDFFHSPERFILLAFIALVLTLLLSSKYAAAFAQPLIEFKTSRINRLKTRIGAIVRFYRRKMLSQ